One Companilactobacillus farciminis KCTC 3681 = DSM 20184 genomic window, TTATTGCGCAGTAAGTTGGGTGTGACTTTGACCGATGAGGGTCGAGAATTCATGATCTACGCTCGACAAGTTTTGGATCAGGTGCAATTATTGAAAGGGCGATATGAGAAGAGCCCCGTTCGTAAACAGGCTTTTTCAGTCTCAGCCCAACATTATGCCTTCGTTGTCCACGCCTTTGTAGAACTGATCAAAACAGTTTCGGCTGATGAATATCAATTTACTCTGCGTGAAACTGAAACGGAAAATATCTTGACCGACTTATCGAGTTTTAAGAGTGAAATTGGGATTTTGTATTTGAATAACTTCAATAGACGTGTATTAGAAAAACTATTCAAAGAATATGACCTAGAATTTACACCACTGTTCAAAGCCTTACCACACGTCTTCGTTGGTCGCCAGAATCCTCTAACGAAAAAGAAAAGAGTAACTTTGGCTGATTTAGCGGATTATCCTTATTTGTCTTATGAACAGGGCGATAATAATTCGTTTTATTTTTCAGAAGAAATCTTGAGTACTTTGGATCGTAAGAAGAATATCAAAGTCAGTGATCGAGCAACGATTTTTAATTTGATGGTCGGATTGAACGGTTATACTATCAGTTCAGGTATTATTAGTAACAAATTAAATGACGACAAAATTGTGGCGATTCCGTTAGACGTTGACGATTCGATGACTTTAGGTTGGTTGAAGCACAGTCAACTAGAACTCAGTCCGATTGCTAAGAATTATTTGGAAATGCTAAAAGAGCATATTAGGGGTTATGGTTTTGATATTATAGATGAAAAAACAGATCATACAAATTGATGTATGGTCTGTTTTAGTGTAGTGATTTAATAAAAAATCCATCCATGGCGCCGCTATGCAAACTTTCTTCGATTGGTCCGGCTAATTTAGTAAAGCCAGCTTTGGGGTAAACGTGTAACGCCGCTTTTAGGTTGTGGTGAGTTTCTAGGTACAATTTGTCGTAACCGGCATTCTTGGCAGCTTGTTCGACTAAAAAAATCAATTGATAGCTTAACCGATGTCCTTGAGCAGCCTTGGATAGATAGAGCTTTTGCAGTTCAGCAATATTTTTCTCAAGGTCAAATTCGGCAAAACCTGCACCACCAACGACTTCTTGAAAATCATCGACGACAACGAAATAACCACGTCGGGCTTTTTCATAAAATTGGCTCAGAGTATCGAGGTTTTTGTCGAAATAGGCGGTACCGGGAATGTCCAGATGAGCAACTTTTAGATCAGTTTGTAAAATACGTTTGATGGCTTGATTGTCGCTAGCTTGGATAGGACGAATATTCATAGAAACACCTTCTCTGTAATTGTTAATTTCATATCATAGCACAAAAAAATTCACCTGCAAGAATATGCAAGTGAATTTTGGTTATTCATTAGGAAGAGATTCAGCAACGTTCCAAGTCAACATTCCGGTGTACTGGCCAGCAGGGGAAATATTGAGTTGCTCTAGAAGGAGTCCAGTACTTTTTGTCCATTCGTCGGCAATGTTTTCAGTAACGTTGGTTTCGTGTGCGGTACTTTCTTGATCGATAACGGTTGGCTCGTTACTTAAGGTGGTGAAATTATCATCGTTATACTGACGATAGACCAATGCTAGGTTGTTGTTTAACGATTTGCTATTTGAGTACGGACCATTAGTTGTAACGGTCAATTGCCAAGGAGATCTTAGACTAGTGACGCTTAGATCAAAGTCGTTTTTTCTCGTTAAATATTTTGTCGTATCACCGTAATTAACATCTTGGAATTGCAATGATTTGGAAACTTCAAGACTAAGCATCTTGTTAGGCTTAGTCGTTATATTGTACGTAACGGTGTTAGAGATTAATCCATTAGCTTGGTCAATAGCTTTGACAGTGACTTTTTGAGCGGAGTTAAGGGTAAAGAGATTCCAGAAGTCATCGTCATTCATTAGTGATTTGAGGTCAATCGTTTGTTTAAAACTACTTCCTGATGCCGTTGCACCAACGTTATACGTTTTGCTTCCAGCAGTAATTTGGTAAATGATATTAGTTGTAGAGTCGTTGTCACCAAAGCTGTGGTTATCACTGTATGTAAGTGTATTTTCTAGATTCAATGTGGCGTTGTCGGCTTTATAGAGTAAGTCAATGTCAGAATTATCATTTGATAAATCAAGTGTATATTGCTTAGGAGCTAGGATGGTAAACTCAGGACTATTAGTGGAAGAAATTTGATTAGAACCAGTGAACGTAGCGACCGCTTTGTCGACGTCTATATCACTAGTTGTGTCATTATTGGCAGTAGCTGAAATGGTGATCTTGGCAGTTGTTCCAGCAGAACCTGTTTTATTGCCAAGTGTCTTAGCCAAGGTATGTTGTAAGGTTTGATCGGTCAGTTCACTTTGACTGATAGCTTCTTTAGTACCGTCAGCGTAAGTAATATAGGCAATATTGCCATCACTATCAGGGGTTAAAGTTACGTGGTCAGGAAGTTTAATTTTGGCAGCGATATTTTCCCAGTTGACGTTACCTTGAAGATAGTTCAATTGGTAATTGAGAGACAGTTTGTCGCCATTAGCAACAGTTTTGTCAGTAGAATCGGCATTGATTGTTTTGTTCAAAATTGTGTCCGTGATTGAAGCATCAGCATCAGCGTAAAGTAAGTCGGGGATTGAATCGAGGGCTACTAGTTTACTAGCAACTGAATCTGATGGTCCATTTGCGGCCGTGAATCCCCAACGAACTTTGCCATCAGTCGTATTTAACTTAGTCGTATCGACTTTGATAGTATCGGTGGTAGGCTTGTAATCGCCCTTAGTTGTTGTATTGTCAGAGTAATCTAGATTTTTATCATTGAAGTAATAAGTTAGTGTAGCGTCGTTACTACCTTCAGCGGCAGGAGTCCATTTGATTGTTACATGGTGCCAATAAACAGGATTGTTTTGTTCATCATAAGCATCAATCAAGTAATTGGCTTGAGGGCTAATGTGGACCAATCCATAACCTTTTTTAAAAGGAGAAAAGGCAGTGTACTCTGAAATATCACCTAATTGATAACTATTAGCTATTCCCGGATAAGCTAAAGCGATGTGGCCATAAGTACCACCAGAACCATAGCGGGCAGTATCAGGAAATCCTAAAGCGGTCAAATTAGAGGTTGAAGTACCAAATTGAGTATCAAAGCCGTTTAAAGAGTAGTAGCTATAGAGTGTTGGAAATTTAACATTATTATTGTTGAGCGGCTTATTATTTGAATTATAAAAATTATTTTTATCAGTATCAAATTCCAAAGCGACACTATTTTGAATAGCAGTATTTTTGATATAA contains:
- a CDS encoding LysR family transcriptional regulator, whose protein sequence is MRIQQLEYLETIVKTGSFNEAAKQLYLTQPSLSNAIKELESEMGIQILLRSKLGVTLTDEGREFMIYARQVLDQVQLLKGRYEKSPVRKQAFSVSAQHYAFVVHAFVELIKTVSADEYQFTLRETETENILTDLSSFKSEIGILYLNNFNRRVLEKLFKEYDLEFTPLFKALPHVFVGRQNPLTKKKRVTLADLADYPYLSYEQGDNNSFYFSEEILSTLDRKKNIKVSDRATIFNLMVGLNGYTISSGIISNKLNDDKIVAIPLDVDDSMTLGWLKHSQLELSPIAKNYLEMLKEHIRGYGFDIIDEKTDHTN
- a CDS encoding GNAT family N-acetyltransferase; amino-acid sequence: MNIRPIQASDNQAIKRILQTDLKVAHLDIPGTAYFDKNLDTLSQFYEKARRGYFVVVDDFQEVVGGAGFAEFDLEKNIAELQKLYLSKAAQGHRLSYQLIFLVEQAAKNAGYDKLYLETHHNLKAALHVYPKAGFTKLAGPIEESLHSGAMDGFFIKSLH